One Streptomyces sp. V4I8 genomic window carries:
- a CDS encoding Zn-ribbon domain-containing OB-fold protein has product MVAGWFAGDGDGFRLLGTRCSTCASVFFPREDAHCRNPDCPGGDLEEVPLSRRGRVWSYTDSRYRPPSPYVTNPELPWEPYALIAVELESERLVVLGQAVPGITVADLTVGMEVEVVPGVLHEDADTIWTTWQWRPTRATGATA; this is encoded by the coding sequence GTGGTCGCCGGGTGGTTCGCCGGTGACGGGGACGGCTTCCGGCTCCTGGGCACTCGCTGCTCGACCTGCGCCTCGGTCTTCTTTCCGCGCGAGGATGCCCACTGCCGCAACCCGGACTGCCCGGGCGGAGATCTGGAGGAGGTCCCGCTCTCGCGGCGCGGGCGCGTCTGGTCGTACACGGACAGCCGGTATCGGCCACCGTCACCCTATGTGACGAACCCGGAACTTCCATGGGAGCCGTACGCGTTGATCGCTGTGGAGCTGGAATCCGAGCGCCTTGTGGTGCTGGGGCAGGCGGTTCCCGGGATCACCGTCGCCGATCTGACGGTGGGCATGGAGGTGGAGGTCGTTCCAGGCGTGCTGCATGAGGACGCCGACACGATCTGGACGACCTGGCAGTGGCGGCCGACGAGAGCGACGGGGGCGACGGCATGA
- a CDS encoding lipid-transfer protein: MTDEVAVLGAGMHPWGKWGRGFVEYGAVAAHAALADAGLEWRDIGSIVGADTVRGGYPGYVAGATFAKALGWQGARVTSVYAACASGAQAVNTARAQILSGLADVVLVVGADAAPKGFFRPAGGDRPDDPDWLRFRVLGATNPAYFGLYARRRMAVHGDTPEDFAQVKVKNAALGALNPYARYRKPVTAEEVASSAVVADPLRLLDICATSDGGAALVLAGMEFARRHGARDPVRIRAVSTVTPRYPNTVLDLPDIATDSAAAVQPSDGTFRESIARAAYEEAGIGPEDLSFAEVYDLSTALELQWYEDLGLCGQGEAAKLLREGSTGPGGRIPVNMSGGLASFGEAVPAQAIAQVCELTWQLRGGAGDRQVAGARVGIATNQGLFGHGSAVVAVR; this comes from the coding sequence ATGACGGATGAGGTGGCAGTGCTCGGCGCTGGTATGCATCCCTGGGGCAAGTGGGGACGCGGCTTTGTCGAGTACGGGGCGGTGGCGGCCCACGCGGCACTCGCCGACGCCGGACTGGAGTGGCGGGACATCGGGTCGATCGTGGGTGCCGACACCGTGCGGGGCGGCTATCCGGGCTATGTGGCCGGGGCGACGTTCGCGAAGGCGCTCGGCTGGCAGGGCGCCCGCGTCACGAGCGTGTACGCGGCGTGCGCGTCCGGGGCTCAGGCCGTCAACACCGCGCGGGCGCAGATACTTTCGGGACTTGCGGACGTGGTGCTGGTGGTGGGTGCCGATGCGGCTCCCAAGGGCTTCTTCCGGCCGGCGGGCGGTGACCGGCCCGACGATCCGGACTGGCTTCGTTTCCGAGTCCTCGGGGCGACCAATCCCGCTTACTTCGGGCTGTACGCGCGTCGGCGGATGGCCGTGCACGGCGACACACCCGAGGACTTCGCGCAGGTCAAGGTGAAGAACGCCGCCCTGGGGGCGCTGAATCCCTACGCCCGTTACCGCAAGCCGGTCACCGCCGAGGAGGTCGCCTCCTCCGCCGTGGTCGCCGATCCCCTGCGGCTGCTCGACATCTGCGCGACGTCGGACGGAGGGGCGGCGCTCGTGCTGGCCGGCATGGAGTTCGCGCGTCGGCACGGCGCCAGGGACCCGGTACGGATCCGGGCGGTCTCCACCGTGACGCCGCGCTACCCCAACACCGTCCTGGACCTGCCCGACATAGCGACGGACTCGGCGGCGGCGGTGCAACCGTCGGACGGGACGTTCCGGGAATCGATCGCCCGCGCCGCCTACGAGGAGGCAGGTATCGGCCCCGAGGACCTGTCCTTCGCAGAGGTCTACGACCTCTCCACCGCTCTGGAGTTGCAGTGGTACGAGGACCTGGGGCTGTGCGGCCAGGGAGAGGCCGCGAAGCTGCTGCGGGAGGGCTCGACGGGGCCGGGTGGACGCATACCGGTGAACATGAGCGGCGGCCTGGCGTCCTTCGGCGAGGCGGTCCCGGCCCAGGCCATCGCCCAGGTCTGCGAACTCACCTGGCAGTTGAGAGGAGGCGCAGGTGACCGGCAGGTCGCCGGGGCACGTGTGGGCATCGCCACGAACCAGGGGCTGTTCGGGCACGGATCCGCGGTGGTCGCGGTGCGATGA
- a CDS encoding EAL domain-containing protein, with translation MDSWTDTLRFAFQPVVNLTTGGVAGLEILARPETGDVLAEARRDPELDGRLAVLAFRAAARKETLLPLYVNVFAGTLADLGGLTPLHDAVRAAGRLPWEVTIDIGPPYTHVPQRALLEAIGALRDQGFRICADGVGDGDLPLRLLTDMTPDLVKLDASLLARPAGVRAMRTLCEQLGALLCVEGVETELQCASARSAGAQLAQGELFAPPARLPAAEVYVPPRSPGPAVTPRSGPSVLEFVRPAALLPAAASAGQVRALLTGSPDVSGVLLVDGNGVPVRSVHRSRFLLSMSGRYGHALYADRPAAKLGDQPRTVGVDATAWEVLDVVADGGRDRTSDDVAVVDRYGRCVGVVRLADLVRALAETRVEEAAGLNPLTRLPGSDAITGEVDRRIADGRTFALSWLDVDHFKQVNDGAGFAAGDELIRSVGRALQHAATDSTRVGHIGGDDFLVLADPEGLNPLAVSVLDAPWSAAGRPVTLSLATVLCEPGSVTDHRQAASCLAPLKKAAKSLSGASWVLGRAGLPGLEILRGVAAAPPPAECAVAEPGRG, from the coding sequence GTGGACTCCTGGACGGATACTCTCCGCTTCGCTTTCCAACCGGTGGTCAACCTGACGACCGGCGGAGTCGCGGGACTGGAGATACTCGCCCGCCCGGAGACCGGCGACGTCCTGGCCGAGGCCCGCCGCGATCCCGAACTCGACGGCCGACTGGCCGTGTTGGCGTTCCGTGCCGCGGCTCGCAAGGAGACGCTGCTGCCCCTGTACGTCAACGTGTTCGCCGGGACTCTCGCCGACCTGGGCGGGCTCACACCGTTGCACGACGCCGTACGCGCGGCAGGGCGGCTGCCGTGGGAGGTGACGATCGACATCGGTCCGCCCTACACGCACGTGCCTCAGCGGGCGCTACTGGAGGCGATCGGCGCGCTTCGTGACCAGGGTTTCCGGATCTGCGCGGACGGCGTCGGCGACGGAGACCTCCCGCTGCGGTTGCTCACGGACATGACGCCGGACCTGGTGAAACTCGACGCGTCCCTGCTGGCTCGGCCGGCGGGGGTACGGGCGATGCGGACGCTGTGCGAGCAGTTGGGAGCGCTCCTGTGTGTCGAGGGCGTGGAGACGGAGCTGCAGTGCGCGTCCGCGCGGTCGGCCGGGGCCCAGCTGGCTCAGGGGGAGCTGTTCGCCCCGCCGGCTCGGCTGCCCGCAGCGGAGGTATACGTTCCGCCGCGCTCCCCCGGGCCGGCGGTGACGCCACGCTCGGGGCCGTCGGTGCTGGAGTTCGTGCGGCCGGCCGCGTTGCTGCCCGCCGCCGCGTCCGCGGGCCAGGTACGGGCGCTGCTGACCGGGTCGCCGGACGTGTCCGGGGTCCTTCTGGTGGACGGGAACGGTGTGCCGGTGCGCTCCGTGCATCGTTCCCGCTTCCTGCTGTCGATGTCGGGCCGCTACGGCCATGCCCTGTACGCGGACCGGCCTGCGGCCAAGCTCGGGGATCAGCCGCGCACGGTGGGCGTGGACGCCACAGCGTGGGAGGTGCTGGACGTCGTAGCCGACGGTGGCAGAGACCGCACGTCGGACGATGTGGCCGTGGTCGACCGGTACGGCCGGTGCGTGGGCGTCGTACGGCTCGCGGATCTCGTGCGGGCCCTGGCCGAGACTCGGGTCGAGGAGGCCGCCGGACTAAACCCGCTGACCCGGCTGCCGGGCTCGGACGCGATCACCGGCGAGGTGGACCGGCGGATCGCGGACGGGCGGACGTTCGCGCTGAGTTGGCTGGACGTCGACCACTTCAAGCAGGTGAACGACGGCGCCGGCTTCGCGGCGGGCGACGAGCTGATCCGGTCGGTGGGACGGGCGCTGCAGCACGCGGCGACGGACAGTACGCGCGTTGGCCACATCGGCGGGGACGACTTCCTGGTGCTGGCAGATCCGGAAGGGTTGAATCCGCTGGCCGTCTCGGTCCTGGACGCACCCTGGTCCGCGGCTGGGCGTCCCGTCACCTTGTCCCTGGCCACGGTCCTGTGTGAACCCGGAAGCGTGACGGACCACCGGCAGGCGGCCTCCTGTCTGGCTCCGCTGAAGAAGGCGGCGAAGTCGCTGAGCGGGGCGAGCTGGGTGCTGGGCCGCGCCGGGCTGCCCGGGCTCGAGATTCTCCGCGGGGTGGCGGCCGCCCCGCCCCCGGCCGAGTGCGCGGTGGCGGAGCCGGGCAGGGGGTGA
- a CDS encoding MIP/aquaporin family protein, which translates to MSNGDIFLGEVIGTAILILFGAGVVAAVVLNYSKAKDAGWIVIAFGWGFGVMAGAYTAAPLSGGQLNPAVTLGIAIDTGVWDKVHIYIGGQMVGAILGAVLCWLVYFAQFQANADKDIAQPTLGIFSTAPAIRNVVANLITEIIATIALVLPILAFGLTKGLGVSGTAILIVAFLVVGIGLSLGGPTGYAINPARDLGPRIVHALLPIPNKGTSDWGYAWIPVVGPLIGGALSGLIFNAAF; encoded by the coding sequence ATGAGCAATGGAGACATATTCCTCGGTGAGGTCATCGGGACCGCGATCCTGATCCTCTTCGGGGCCGGCGTGGTCGCCGCCGTCGTACTCAACTACTCCAAAGCCAAGGACGCGGGCTGGATCGTCATCGCCTTCGGCTGGGGTTTCGGCGTCATGGCCGGCGCCTACACCGCGGCACCGCTGTCCGGTGGCCAGCTCAACCCGGCCGTGACGCTCGGGATCGCCATCGACACCGGTGTGTGGGACAAGGTCCACATCTACATCGGCGGCCAGATGGTCGGCGCGATCCTCGGTGCGGTCCTGTGCTGGCTGGTCTACTTCGCGCAGTTCCAGGCCAACGCCGACAAGGACATCGCTCAGCCGACCCTGGGGATCTTCTCCACCGCGCCCGCGATCCGCAATGTCGTGGCGAACCTCATCACCGAGATCATCGCGACGATCGCGCTGGTGCTGCCGATCCTTGCCTTCGGCCTGACCAAGGGGCTCGGCGTCTCCGGCACCGCGATTCTGATCGTCGCGTTCCTGGTGGTCGGCATCGGTCTGTCGCTCGGCGGCCCGACCGGATACGCCATCAACCCGGCCCGTGACCTGGGGCCGCGCATTGTCCACGCCCTGCTCCCGATTCCCAACAAGGGCACCTCGGACTGGGGCTACGCGTGGATCCCGGTGGTGGGACCGCTGATCGGCGGGGCACTGTCCGGGCTCATCTTCAACGCAGCCTTCTGA
- the glpK gene encoding glycerol kinase GlpK: MTDKFVAAIDQGTTSSRCIIFNQDGAIVAVDQREHRQIFPKPGWVEHDATEIWSKVQAVVAGAIAKAGLRADQLSALGITNQRETTVLWDRATGKPVHNAIVWQDTRTAALCNQLGGSDGQDRFREQTGLPLASYFSGPKAAWLLDNVPGLRARAERGEIAFGTIDSWLIWNLTGGTDGGHHVTDVTNAGRTMLMNLESLQWDPSILSAMSVPEAVLPEIKSSAEVYGTAVGQLAGVPVASALGDQQAAVFGQACYDVGTAKNTYGTGSFLLLNTGNRPVPSKSGLLTTMGYKIGSEAPVYCLEGAIAITGALVQWFRDQLGIIRTADEIEPLAASVEDNGGAYIVPAFSGLFAPYWRSDARGVITGLTRYVTKAHLARAVLEATSWQTREVVDAMYQDSGVEITTLKVDGGMTKNNLLMQHQADVLDVPVIRPKVSETTCLGAAYAAGLATGVWNDLDELKAHWAKDAEWTPAMTADVREREYHNWRKAVEKSFGWLEDGEN, translated from the coding sequence ATGACGGACAAGTTCGTCGCCGCCATCGACCAGGGCACGACCTCGAGCCGCTGCATCATCTTCAACCAGGACGGCGCCATCGTGGCCGTCGACCAGCGCGAGCACCGCCAGATCTTCCCCAAACCCGGCTGGGTGGAGCACGACGCCACCGAGATCTGGTCCAAGGTGCAGGCGGTGGTGGCGGGCGCGATCGCCAAGGCCGGACTGCGTGCCGACCAGCTCAGCGCGCTCGGCATCACCAACCAGCGCGAGACGACGGTTCTGTGGGACCGCGCGACGGGCAAGCCGGTGCACAACGCGATCGTGTGGCAGGACACGCGGACCGCGGCGTTGTGCAACCAGCTCGGCGGCTCGGACGGGCAGGACCGTTTCCGCGAGCAGACCGGCCTGCCGCTGGCCAGCTACTTCTCCGGGCCCAAGGCGGCCTGGCTGCTGGACAACGTGCCCGGCCTCAGGGCCCGCGCCGAGCGCGGCGAGATCGCCTTCGGCACCATCGACTCCTGGCTGATCTGGAACCTCACCGGCGGCACGGACGGCGGGCACCACGTCACCGACGTGACGAACGCCGGACGCACCATGCTGATGAACCTGGAAAGCCTCCAGTGGGATCCCTCGATCCTGTCCGCGATGAGCGTGCCGGAGGCCGTCCTTCCGGAGATCAAGTCCTCCGCCGAGGTGTACGGGACCGCCGTCGGGCAGCTGGCCGGCGTGCCGGTCGCCTCGGCCCTGGGCGACCAGCAGGCGGCCGTGTTCGGGCAGGCCTGTTACGACGTGGGCACGGCGAAGAACACGTACGGCACGGGCAGCTTCCTGCTGCTCAACACCGGCAACCGGCCGGTGCCGTCGAAGAGCGGGCTGCTGACGACGATGGGCTACAAGATCGGCAGTGAGGCGCCGGTGTACTGCCTGGAGGGGGCGATAGCCATAACGGGCGCGCTGGTCCAGTGGTTCCGCGACCAGCTCGGCATCATTCGCACCGCCGACGAGATCGAGCCCTTGGCCGCGAGCGTCGAGGACAACGGCGGCGCGTACATCGTGCCCGCCTTCTCCGGCCTGTTCGCGCCGTACTGGCGTTCCGACGCGCGCGGTGTGATCACCGGACTGACGCGCTACGTCACCAAGGCGCACCTCGCCCGCGCGGTGCTGGAGGCGACGAGCTGGCAGACGCGCGAGGTCGTGGACGCCATGTACCAGGACTCCGGCGTGGAGATCACGACCCTGAAGGTCGACGGCGGCATGACGAAGAACAACCTGCTCATGCAGCACCAGGCGGACGTGCTCGACGTGCCGGTGATCCGGCCCAAGGTCTCCGAGACGACGTGCCTGGGTGCCGCGTACGCGGCAGGGCTGGCCACCGGAGTGTGGAACGACCTGGACGAGCTCAAGGCGCACTGGGCGAAGGACGCCGAGTGGACGCCCGCCATGACCGCCGATGTGCGTGAGCGCGAGTACCACAACTGGCGCAAGGCGGTGGAGAAGAGCTTCGGCTGGCTGGAGGACGGCGAGAACTGA
- a CDS encoding ATP/GTP-binding protein — MIFGRSERGKPPVEPVTLKILVAGGFGVGKTTLVGAVSEIRPLRTEELLTEAGRPVDDTSGVEGKRTTTVAMDFGRITLREDLVLYLFGTPGQERFWFMWDELSEGALGAVVLADTRRLEDCFAAVDYFERRSIPFLVGVNCFEGADRYPAEDIRQALDLDNDVPLLLCDARDRESVKETLIGVVQHAMAFQADRRQTVTT, encoded by the coding sequence ATGATCTTCGGGCGTTCTGAGCGCGGGAAGCCTCCGGTCGAGCCCGTCACGCTCAAGATCCTGGTGGCCGGCGGCTTCGGCGTGGGCAAGACCACCCTCGTCGGGGCGGTCAGCGAGATCAGGCCGCTGCGCACCGAGGAACTGCTCACCGAGGCAGGCCGCCCGGTCGACGACACGAGCGGTGTCGAGGGCAAGCGCACCACCACCGTGGCCATGGATTTCGGCCGCATCACACTGCGCGAGGACCTGGTCCTGTACCTCTTCGGTACGCCCGGCCAGGAGCGGTTCTGGTTCATGTGGGACGAGCTGTCCGAAGGCGCGCTCGGCGCCGTCGTGCTCGCCGACACCCGCCGCCTCGAGGACTGTTTCGCGGCCGTCGACTACTTCGAACGGCGCTCCATACCCTTCCTCGTCGGCGTCAACTGCTTCGAGGGGGCCGACCGTTACCCGGCGGAGGACATCCGCCAGGCCCTCGACCTCGACAACGACGTACCGCTACTGCTGTGCGACGCCCGCGACAGGGAGTCCGTGAAGGAGACCCTCATCGGTGTCGTCCAGCACGCGATGGCCTTCCAGGCGGACCGCCGCCAGACCGTGACCACCTGA
- a CDS encoding hydantoinase B/oxoprolinase family protein, which translates to MTGWQFWVDRGGTFTDIVARRPDGRLLTHKLLSENPARYSDAAVAGVRELLDGSQDPIDAVRMGTTVATNALLERKGERTLLVITRGFRDALRIAYQNRPRIFARRIELPELLYERVVEVDERITADGTVVHAPDLEALAGRLQQAHEDGIRAIAVVCMHSHLHPAHEQAVGQLAARIGFSQISLSSEVSPLMKIVPRGDTAVVDAYLSPVLRRYVQHVAEKLEGVRLMFMQSNGGLAEAGQFRGKDAILSGPAGGIVGMARMSQLAGFDRVIGFDMGGTSTDVSHFAGEYERVFTTQIAGVRLRAPMLDIHTVAAGGGSVLHFDGSRYRVGPDSAGADPGPACYRGGGPLAVTDANVMLGRIQPARFPKVFGPEGDQPLDDTLVRERFTALAREIREQTGDDRTPEQVAEGYLQIAVANIANAVKRISVQKGHDVTRYALTTFGGAGGQHACMVADSLGIRTVLVPPMAGVLSALGIGLADTTAMREQSVEAPLQPASMHGVLKTADDLEAAARTELLDEEVLEEHIKVTRRAQLRYDGTDTTLTVELTEPDTMRRAFEDRHRATYSFTLDRPIVVEALSVEATGITDPPDLSALAPYEATPEGGPAAPETVRLHTGGTLRDVPLHRREHLPPGETVTGPAIITEASATTVVDDGWQAATTDDGQLVMERVVITQSSDLDTKADPVLLEVFNNLFMSIAEQMGARLESTAQSVNIKERLDFSCALFDPDGNLVANAPHIPVHLGSMGTSVKEVIRRRGSRMRPGDTYAVNDPYHGGTHLPDVTVITPVFDTDSATNTESEPEILFYVASRGHHAEIGGVAPGSMPANSRTIEEEGILFDNWLLAEYGRFREQETLRLLTDAPYPSRNPKTNLADLRAQIAANQKGVDEVARMIDNFGLAVVQAYMKHVQDNAEEAVRRVIDALDDGEYAYETDSGTYIRVRVRVDREHRSATVDFTGTSPQLATNFNAPFSVVNAAVLYVFRTLVADDIPLNDGCLRPLDIIVPPGSMLAPEPPAAVVAGNVETSQAITGALYAALGVQAEGSGTMNNVTFGNERHQYYETVASGSGAGDGFSGAPVVQTHMTNSRLTDPEVLEWRLPVQLDEFSVRHGSGGAGQWRGGDGALRRIRFHEPMTVSTLSQHRRVPPYGMAGGEPGALGANRVERADGTVTALGGSDSADVGPGDVLVIETPGGGGYGPPSRDPHQAGEEIDDLRAF; encoded by the coding sequence GTGACAGGCTGGCAGTTCTGGGTCGACCGAGGCGGCACCTTCACGGACATCGTCGCGCGACGCCCGGACGGCCGTCTGCTGACACACAAGCTCCTGTCGGAGAACCCGGCCCGCTACTCCGACGCGGCAGTCGCGGGCGTGCGCGAGCTGCTGGACGGTTCCCAGGACCCCATCGATGCGGTCCGTATGGGAACGACGGTCGCCACGAACGCCCTGCTCGAGCGCAAGGGCGAGCGCACCCTGCTGGTCATCACCCGCGGTTTCCGTGACGCCCTGCGCATCGCCTACCAGAACCGGCCGCGCATCTTCGCGCGCCGTATCGAACTGCCCGAGCTGCTGTACGAGCGGGTCGTCGAGGTCGACGAGCGCATCACCGCCGACGGAACCGTCGTGCACGCCCCCGACCTGGAGGCCCTCGCCGGGCGTCTCCAGCAGGCGCACGAGGACGGGATCCGCGCCATCGCCGTGGTCTGCATGCACAGCCACCTCCACCCCGCCCACGAACAGGCCGTCGGGCAGCTCGCCGCCCGCATCGGCTTCTCGCAGATCTCGCTGTCCAGCGAGGTCAGCCCCCTGATGAAAATCGTCCCGCGCGGGGACACCGCCGTCGTCGACGCCTACCTCTCGCCCGTCCTGCGCCGCTACGTCCAGCACGTCGCCGAAAAGCTCGAAGGCGTACGGCTGATGTTCATGCAGTCCAACGGCGGCCTCGCCGAAGCCGGGCAGTTCCGGGGCAAGGACGCCATCCTCTCCGGCCCCGCCGGAGGCATCGTCGGCATGGCACGCATGTCGCAGCTCGCCGGCTTCGACCGCGTCATCGGCTTCGACATGGGCGGCACCTCCACCGACGTCTCGCACTTCGCCGGCGAATACGAACGCGTCTTCACCACCCAGATCGCCGGCGTCAGGCTGCGCGCCCCCATGCTGGACATTCACACCGTCGCAGCGGGCGGCGGCTCGGTCCTCCACTTCGACGGCTCCCGCTACCGCGTAGGGCCGGACTCGGCGGGCGCGGACCCGGGGCCGGCCTGCTACCGGGGCGGCGGACCGCTCGCGGTCACCGACGCCAACGTCATGCTCGGCCGCATCCAACCCGCCCGCTTTCCCAAGGTCTTCGGCCCCGAAGGCGACCAGCCGCTCGACGACACCCTCGTCCGTGAGCGCTTCACCGCCCTCGCGCGCGAGATCCGAGAGCAGACCGGCGACGACCGCACGCCCGAGCAGGTCGCCGAGGGCTACCTGCAGATCGCGGTCGCCAACATCGCCAACGCCGTCAAGCGGATCTCCGTTCAGAAGGGCCACGACGTCACCCGCTACGCCCTCACCACCTTCGGAGGCGCGGGCGGCCAGCACGCGTGCATGGTCGCCGACTCGCTCGGCATCCGCACCGTCCTAGTCCCGCCCATGGCAGGCGTCCTCTCCGCGCTCGGCATCGGCCTCGCCGACACCACGGCGATGCGCGAACAGTCCGTCGAGGCACCCTTGCAGCCCGCTTCCATGCACGGCGTCCTGAAGACGGCGGACGACCTCGAAGCAGCCGCGCGCACCGAACTCCTCGACGAGGAAGTCCTCGAGGAGCACATCAAAGTCACCCGTCGCGCACAACTGCGCTACGACGGCACCGACACCACCCTCACCGTCGAGCTCACCGAGCCCGACACGATGAGGCGCGCCTTCGAAGATCGTCATCGCGCCACGTACTCCTTCACGCTCGACCGCCCGATCGTCGTCGAAGCCCTCTCCGTCGAAGCCACCGGCATCACCGACCCCCCCGATCTCTCCGCTCTCGCCCCCTACGAGGCCACCCCTGAAGGCGGCCCGGCCGCACCGGAAACCGTCCGCCTTCACACGGGCGGCACCCTGCGCGACGTACCCCTGCACCGCCGTGAGCACCTGCCTCCCGGCGAAACCGTCACCGGCCCGGCGATCATCACCGAGGCCAGTGCGACGACCGTCGTCGACGACGGCTGGCAAGCCGCGACGACCGACGACGGGCAGCTGGTCATGGAACGCGTGGTGATTACGCAGAGTTCCGATCTCGACACGAAAGCCGACCCGGTTCTTCTCGAGGTCTTCAACAACCTCTTCATGTCCATCGCCGAACAGATGGGCGCCCGCCTCGAATCCACCGCCCAGTCCGTCAACATCAAGGAACGCCTGGACTTCTCCTGCGCGCTCTTCGACCCGGACGGCAACCTGGTGGCCAACGCCCCGCACATCCCTGTCCACCTGGGCTCGATGGGTACCAGCGTCAAGGAGGTCATCCGGCGTCGCGGCTCCCGGATGCGCCCCGGCGACACCTACGCGGTCAATGACCCGTACCACGGCGGCACTCACCTGCCCGACGTCACCGTGATCACCCCGGTCTTCGACACGGACAGCGCGACGAACACGGAGAGTGAGCCGGAGATCCTCTTCTACGTCGCCTCACGCGGCCACCACGCGGAGATCGGCGGCGTCGCCCCCGGCTCCATGCCCGCGAACAGCCGCACCATCGAGGAGGAGGGAATCCTCTTCGACAACTGGCTGCTCGCCGAGTACGGCCGGTTCCGCGAGCAGGAGACCCTCCGGCTGCTCACCGACGCGCCCTACCCGTCCCGCAACCCGAAGACCAACCTCGCAGATCTGCGCGCCCAGATCGCGGCCAACCAGAAGGGCGTCGACGAAGTCGCCCGGATGATCGACAACTTCGGCCTCGCCGTCGTCCAGGCGTACATGAAGCACGTCCAGGACAACGCGGAGGAAGCGGTACGCCGCGTCATCGACGCCCTGGACGACGGCGAGTACGCCTACGAGACCGACTCGGGGACGTACATCCGGGTACGCGTGCGCGTGGACCGCGAGCACCGCTCCGCCACCGTCGACTTCACCGGCACGTCCCCCCAGCTGGCCACGAACTTCAACGCCCCCTTCTCGGTGGTCAACGCGGCGGTCCTGTATGTCTTCCGCACCCTCGTCGCCGACGACATCCCGCTCAACGACGGCTGCCTGCGCCCCCTCGACATCATCGTGCCGCCCGGCTCCATGCTGGCCCCCGAACCTCCGGCGGCGGTCGTCGCGGGCAACGTGGAAACCTCCCAGGCCATCACCGGCGCCCTCTACGCCGCACTGGGCGTCCAGGCCGAGGGCTCAGGCACCATGAACAACGTCACCTTCGGCAACGAACGGCACCAGTACTACGAGACCGTGGCCTCAGGATCAGGCGCAGGCGACGGTTTTTCCGGGGCGCCCGTCGTCCAGACCCACATGACCAACTCGCGGCTCACGGACCCCGAAGTGCTGGAGTGGCGACTGCCCGTACAGCTAGACGAGTTCTCCGTACGGCACGGCAGCGGCGGGGCAGGGCAGTGGCGCGGCGGCGACGGTGCCCTGCGCCGCATCCGGTTCCACGAGCCCATGACCGTCTCCACACTGTCCCAACACCGCCGGGTCCCGCCGTACGGCATGGCAGGCGGCGAACCCGGCGCGCTGGGAGCCAACCGCGTGGAACGCGCGGACGGCACGGTCACCGCACTCGGCGGAAGCGACTCCGCGGACGTCGGACCCGGCGACGTACTCGTCATCGAAACCCCTGGCGGCGGAGGCTACGGCCCACCGTCGCGCGACCCCCATCAAGCAGGAGAAGAGATCGATGATCTTCGGGCGTTCTGA
- a CDS encoding DUF742 domain-containing protein, which translates to MSADGQGRSHWFDDEAGPVVRPYAMTRGRTTSAAQHRLDLIAVVVAEPHADDPEADSTLSPEHVDIVGLCRDVPQSVAELSAELDLPIGVVRVLIGDLVDGEFVHVNRPVPPAELVDESILRDVINGLRAL; encoded by the coding sequence ATGAGCGCAGACGGTCAGGGAAGAAGCCACTGGTTCGACGACGAAGCCGGACCGGTCGTCCGTCCGTACGCCATGACGCGCGGCCGCACCACCAGTGCGGCCCAGCACCGCCTCGACCTGATCGCGGTGGTCGTCGCGGAACCGCACGCGGACGATCCGGAAGCGGACTCGACACTGTCTCCGGAGCACGTGGACATCGTCGGACTGTGCCGTGACGTCCCGCAGTCCGTCGCCGAACTTTCCGCCGAACTCGATCTGCCGATCGGAGTCGTACGCGTCCTCATCGGGGATCTCGTGGACGGGGAATTCGTCCATGTGAACCGGCCTGTACCGCCTGCGGAACTGGTGGACGAGAGTATTCTGCGCGACGTGATCAACGGCCTGCGGGCGCTGTGA
- a CDS encoding roadblock/LC7 domain-containing protein, giving the protein MTAPKATGHTATNQSGGLNWLLEDLVDRVASIRKALVLSGDGLPTGMSKDLTREDSEHLAAVASGFHSLAKGVGRHFEAGNVRQTVVELDDAFLFVTAAGDGSCLAVLSDADSDVGLVAYEMTLLVKRVGVHLGTAPRTDLPSGG; this is encoded by the coding sequence ATGACCGCACCGAAGGCGACCGGCCACACCGCGACCAACCAGTCCGGCGGGCTCAACTGGCTCCTCGAGGACCTGGTGGACCGCGTCGCCAGCATTCGCAAGGCCCTCGTGCTCTCCGGCGACGGCCTGCCGACGGGCATGTCCAAGGACCTGACCCGTGAGGACAGCGAGCACCTGGCCGCCGTCGCGTCCGGCTTCCACAGCCTCGCCAAGGGCGTGGGCCGCCACTTCGAGGCGGGCAACGTCCGGCAAACCGTCGTCGAGCTCGATGACGCCTTCCTGTTCGTGACGGCCGCCGGTGACGGCAGCTGCCTCGCGGTGCTCTCGGACGCCGACTCCGACGTGGGCCTGGTCGCGTACGAGATGACGCTCCTCGTCAAGCGTGTCGGCGTGCATCTGGGTACCGCTCCGCGCACCGATCTGCCCTCGGGCGGGTAG